The DNA region TTGGTCGCCGCCGTGCGCAACTCACCGTCCGCCGATGAACCAGCCAGATCTGTGTCTTCGGCCAGCGTGCGCAGCCAGTCGTCGATCGCCCCCTGCGAATGGGTGCAATACAGTCCGATCAGCGTGCCGTGACTCTCTGAAGCCTGCGCGCCTCCGGCTCGATAGCTGGCGAGCATATTGTCAAATTCGGTAAACAACACGGCAGATTCTCGCTGTTAGAAACGAACGCCATCGTATCATCGACGCACCCGAACGGCACGATGGCGATCGGATATTGACCCAAAAATGGACCCGACATATAGTGGCGCGATGAGTGACCAAAGCCCAAAACAGCAGTTCGAACTCGAACTCAAAAAACTTGAAAACCGCATCAGCGAGCTGTTGCGCGCCTGCGGTCAACTTAAGGACGAGAACCGCTCCCTGCGACATCGCCAAGACACACTGATCAACGAACGTGCCGGCCTGCTGCAGAAAAACGAGCAGGTTCGCGCCCGCGTTGAGAGCATGATCAGCCGCCTAAAAGCAATGGAGACCGGCTCATGAGCATCAGTCCTGTCAGCGTGCGCATTCTTGATAAGGAATACCAGATCGCCTGCCCTGCCGACGAACACGCGGACCTCATGCGCTGCGCGGAAATGCTCAATAGCCGCATGCGCGAAATTCGCGACAACGGCAAGGTGATCGGACTTGAGCGCGTCGCGGTGATGGCGGCGCTCAACATTAGCCACGATCTGCTGCGGGCCAGCACCACGGACGATAAGGTGGATGACGGCATGGGAGACCGCCTCAAATCGCTGCGCCGTCAGGTCGAGTCGGTTCTGGAGGACAGCCAACAGCTCGAACTGTGAACCAGACCGTTTGCCCTACCCCACTGGGGGGTCTACACTTCCCATTCGCGTTGCTGCGGTGTTCGAATACGGCCGGGATCCTCTCGACCCTAAATATCTACCCAGGGGCCATGATCTGTCGACGCTATTGTGCATATCCGCCAGGGCGGAGAGCCTACGGCATCACGGCTAGCCCCACCTATTGCTCTGGCTCGAGAGCAATGGCTGAAAACGGCACAGGCGGTAACGCGTCTCTTTTCTTCTTGTGAGCGCTCCATCGAAGCAGTCTCTTCGCACACAACTGCGACGACGACGACGAGAGTTGGACGCGCGAGCGCAAAAACAGCGAGGCGAATCGTTTAAACAACGCGTCTTGCGCACCCCCGAATATCAGCGAGCCGGCGCGATCGCCGGCTACATGCCGGTTCACGGCGAACTCGACATTCGACCCCTTCTGCGCAGCGCGATTGAGAACGGTCGCGCGGTGTACCTTCCGGTAATCGACGGTGCGTCGATGTGGTTCGCGCGCTGGAATGGCCGTACGCCGCCCATCGATCGAACCTCAAACCTCCCTCAACCGCTCAAGCGTGATACCCGCCTACTCAACGCAAGGCAGCTCGATTTAGTGTTTGTGCCACTCGTCGGTTTCACCGCTCAAGGCGCGCGCCTGGGCCAGGGAGGCGGCTATTACGATCGCATGTTTGCCGTGCAAAAAGGCGCGCGCTGGCGCCGACCGACTCTAATCGGCGCCGCTCATGACCTGCAGCAAGTTGCGCACATACCGACAGACCCGTGGGACGTGCCTCTGCCATGCATCATTACCAATCAATTCACTTTTCGACAGTAAGAGAGCCGCAACATGAACTATTGGCTGTTTAAATCCGAGCCCGACGAATTCAGCATCGACGACCTAAAACAACAACCCAAGAAAACCGAACATTGGGATGGTGTAAGAAATTATCAGGCGCGAAACATGATGCGTGATGAGATGAAAAAAGGCGATCGTGGTTTTTTCTATCACTCCAACTGTGACGTGCCAGGCATCGTTGGCACGGTGCGAATCAGTCGCGAAGGCTATCCCGATCACACCGCGTTTGACCGAAACGATAAACATTTTGACCCGAAAAGCGATCCTGACAATCCTCGCTGGTTTATGGTCGACGTCACATTTATGCGCAAATTTCGACAAAAACTCTCGCTAAAAGAGCTGCGTGAATACACAGAAAATGAGCTTAACGAACTGCCTTTACTTCGCCGCGGAAACCGGCTCTCGGTAATGCCCGTAAGCAAAGAAAACTGGGACTTCATTCACGCTTTAGCGGGCGTAAAGCCCAAATAGACCTATATTTAAGGCATTTTCGCGAATAGCGCAGAGCGCCGTAAACAAAACGCGTTCGCAATGAACACAAAAACAACGCGATATCAGCGTGTGCTGTGCGCGCATTGGCTCGATTCGTAAGGGCCGTAGAGCTGCTTGCAACAATTCGTAAGTTGCTGGAATTTTTGACCTTAGTGTATATACTCGTCGGTGGACAACCCGACATGGAGACCATTAACATGGCTACTAAAAAGAAGACCACTCGTCGCAAAAAGGCGACAACGCGAAAGCGTAAAACAGCAGTGCGCAAGAAAAAGACCACTGCACGCAAGAAGAAGAAGGTAACGCGTAAGAAGAAAACGACGCGTAAAAAGAAAAAGAAAGTCGCGAAAAAGAAAAAGAAGGTAACGCGTAAGAAGAAGACTACGCGCAAGAAGAAAAAGAAAGTCGCGAAAAAGAAAAAGAAGGTGACGCGTAAGAAGAAAACCACGCGTAAGAAGAAAAAGAAAGTCGCGAAAAAGAAAAAGAAGGTAACGCGTAAGAAGAAGACTACGCGTAAGAAGAAAAAGAAAGTCGCAAAAAAGAAAAAGAAGGTAACGCGTAAGAAGAAGACTACGCGTAAGAAGAAAAAGAAAGTTGCGAAGAAGAAAAAGAAGGTAGCGCGTAAGAAGAAGACTACGCGTAAGAAGAAAAAGACCACTCGCAAGAAAGCGACGCGCAAGAAAGCGACGCGCAAGAAGCGAGCAACGAAGAAAAAGCGCAAAGTGAGACGTAAGAAGAAGTAAGCGTCTGCGCATAGCTCCTTCGGGAGCCACGGCCAACGGTTCAGCGGTGGAGCGCCACTGAACTTAGGCCAGAAAACAGGCCCGCGCTCCGGGCCTGTTTTTTTTGGCCTATCGGAAAGGCCAGAACCGGGCGGTCAGCGCCGCCAAGTGAGTAATCGAGCAGCCTGCCGCTAACGACCTTGCGCTAAACGCCGAGGCGGGTAGACTTTGGCCAGTATCGAGCGGGAGACAAACCAATGTCCACATCGGCAAAAATGATCGCGGCCCGCGCCGCGCTGAGTTACCTCAAACCCAACTCGATTGTGGGTGTTGGGACGGGCTCGACCGTCAACTGCTTTATCGACGCACTGGGCGAATCCGAACTTCAGCTCCAGGCAGCAATATCGAGTTCGGAAGCCTCGACTCGACGACTCAAGGATATTGGCGTGATGGTTGTCGATCTCAATGACGTCGACGCGTTCGATGTCTACGTGGACGGGGCCGACGAGGCCAACCCATCACTCGAACTGATCAAAGGCGGCGGCGGCGCGCTGACGCGAGAGAAAATCGTGGCACAGGCGGCCGAACAATTTATCTGCATTGTCGATGAATCCAAACTAGTTGAAACGCTGGGCCAGTTCCCACTTCCGATTGAGGTCATACCCATGGCTCGGTCAAAAGTCGCACAGACTATTGAAGAAGCCGGCGTTGAGGCACGCTATCGCGAGGGATTTGTTACCGACAACGGCTGCCACATTCTCGATGTGCATGGCTTGGCCATCGATCGCGCTCGGGATACCGAGTCGCAGCTGAATCAAATTCCCGGCGTCGTGACCGTTGGACTATTTGCCCATCGCCCCGCCGACGTGCTCATCGTGGGTGACGAATGTGGGGCCCGAGAAATTGCGCGCGCAGCACCGCGCTGAGTGAATCGACGTCGCGCCACGTGAGCGGAGCATAAAAAAACCGGCCAGCTGGCCGGTTTTTTGTCGGTAGTCGTGTCTGTTTAGCGTTTCGAGAACTGAGTGGCTCGACGCGCTTTGCGCAAGCCCACTTTCTTACGCTCCACTTCACGGGCGTCGCGCGTTACGAACCCTGCTGCGCGCAGTGGACGACGATTTTCTTCATCGTAGTGCATCAGAGCGCGGGTAATGCCATGACGGATAGCGCCGGCCTGTCCAGTCGTGCCACCACCTTTGACCGACACATTGATGTCGAACGTGGTTTCGGCATTTACCACTTCAAGCGGCTGTCGCACGATCATGCGCGCCGTTTGCCGTCCGAAGAACTCGTCAAGCGGCTGGTTGTTCACAGTGATGTTGCCACTGCCGGATTTCATGTAGACACGAGCGGTAGAGGTTTTGCGTCGACCGGTGCCGTAATACTGTTCGGTTGCCATGCTGATTCCTGCGTTAAATTTCGAGAGTCTGAGGCTGCTGTGCGGCGTGCGGATGCTCCGCACCGGCAAACACGCGAAGCTTCTTGAGCATCTGACGGCCCAGTGAGTTCTTTGGCAACATGCCCCGGACGGCGGTCATCAGCACACTCTCAGGATCACGCGCCATTCGCTTATCGAGGCGCTCTGACTTCAGGTTGCCGATGTAACCGGTGTAATGGTGGTACATCTTCTGCGTGAGCTTGTTGCCAGTCACGTGGATTTTATCGGCGTTGACCACGACGATATAATCGCCGGTGTCGACATGGGGCGTGAACTCGGCCTTGTGCTTGCCACGCAAACGGCGCGCCAGCTCACTGGCCAAACGTCCGAGCGTCAGCCCGTCGGCATCCACGACGTACCAGTCGCGTTTCACTTCAGCCGGTTTTGCTGAAAACGTCTTCATTATCAATGTTCTCCAGGGTGCCGCGCAGGACGAAGCCAGCGCTAGCGCGAAAGGACGGCAATTTTAATGGAGGTGCGTGCGGATTGCAACGCCGCAAACAACGGAAATTCGCCTTCAATCTCAATAAATTAATTATTATATTTCAGCGGCTTACGCTATTTGCTGGGCTTGAACACAAAAAACAGGGTCCGCGGTGACGCCAGCGAGAGGCTCGGAAGTCGCCGCGGACCGGTGAATCGCTCAAAACGCGTACTCCAGATTAATGGACGTAAACGTGTCGGTCTTGTCGAATCCGGCCGGTACGTCGGAGTTATTGTTCACGGTAAATCCCAGCACCAATGACAGTGCATCGCGGATCTTCGTGTTGAGTTCAGACACCGCAATGGTGTTGGTATTGTCACCACCAATTTCAACCGCCAGGGTCTGAGTAAACGTCGACGTGTCGCTGATGTTGAACAGATAATCGCCGGCAAGTCGCACAATCGCGCTGCTATCATCCGTACCGTCAATGAAGTCCTGCTGACGATGACCAACGCCAATCTCCGCGTTAAGCTCGTGACGCTCATTTTTGACCAGACGACGCCCGTAGCCCAGCGTCTCAGACAGCGACTGTTCGACACTGCTAATTTTGTCTTTGTCGTAGTTGATACCGCCAAACCAGTAATCGAAATCGCGAATGTCCCACTTCGCCTTGTATCCCAGGCTGTAGCGCTCAGCGGTGCTCTCACCATTGGATTCGGCACCCAGCGCGAGCAGCGCTAATTCGTGAGTCCAACGACCAACGGCATAGCCGACATCGAGAGTGCCATTGACGCTGGTTGATTCCGAGTTGCCGGTGGTGGCCAAGTAGCCTAATCCGGCCTTCGCCGTCCAGGGTCCGTCCTCGGCTGCTGCTGTCGCACTGACGAATATCGCCAGCAATGCTATTGCGGTCCTTTTCATTGCCCTTACCTCGTTTCAGATCATGAATTTGCCGTTGAGCAACACCAGCCAAAGCCCGGTGCCTGCTCCGATGGCCGCGTATAGTACGGTATTCTAGCCGCACTGCAACAGGCGAACTGTAAAATCTGATGTGAGTGTGGCCCCAGCTCTTCAGAACGATCAATTGCGGCCGATTACTCAATCTATAGAAGGACTTAATGCCCTGCACGGCAGAATTCGCAAGCCTCCCGTCGCCCGCAATCGGCTGTGGACAACCGGTGGACGGTACGATCTTGTCCAAAACCCGCCGGCGCGACGCCATCGAAAGGCCGTTGTCGGGCTAGGCACTGGAGGCGGCTTCGCCACACCAATACGTTAAATCGTGTCGTGTGTCACATGTTTTCCACGCCCAACTGCTAGAATATGTTAATGAACAGTCGACGACTCACACCACTGGATACCCTCATTGCGGGCTTCGACACCACGCTTCGCCAGATTGCGGGAGCCGGTCAATCGTCGAGCCGACCAACGCCAGCGCCCGAGCAAGACGAAGCGGCGACGTTGACGCGTAGCGAGGCCGTGCTGTCCGGACGACTCATGCGAGTCAATCACGCGGGCGAAGTGGCGGCCCAAGCGCTTTACCGTGGCCAGGCGATGGCGACACGCGACGAACGTGTGCGCGACGCCATGCACGAAGCGGCGGAGGAAGAAACCGATCATCTGGTGTGGTGCAAAGAACGGCTCGATGAGCTCGGCGCGCAACCCAGTGTTCTCAACCCATTTTGGTACGCCGGCTCATTCGCTCTTGGTTTTCTCGCGGGCAAAGCTGGGGACGACTGGAGCCTTGGCTTTGTTGGCGAAACCGAACGACAAGTCGAGCAACATATCGACAGTCATCTGGCGCGTCTGCCACAGAGCGATCACCGCAGCCGCGCGATTTTGGAGGTCATGAAAGAAGACGAGGCTCGCCATGGCGAGAAGGCGATGGCAGCCGGTGGTCGCCAACTGCCCCCATTGGTGCAGTCAGTAATGACCCTCACATCCAAAGTCATGACCAAAGGCGCTTTTTGGCTATAGGAATGGCGCTTTTTTATCGTACAATCAATAAATTGCTGATACACTCTCGCGTAATATCTTGTTTATACGCCCAAGTTAAATAAAGAGGTCACGATGGAAGTCAAAGAAAAGAACTTTAGTGAGGTGCCGGCCATCAATCGGTTTCTCAACTACTGTCGAATGCGCACCGTGCCATCCAAGACGGTCGTGATTCATGCGGGCGACCTGCCGGACATCCTCTACTACATCGTAGCGGGCAGCGTTGAGGTCATGATCGAAGACGAGGACGGCAACGAAATGGTGTTGGCCTACCTCAATAAAGGTGAGTTCTTTGGCGAGATGGGGCTCTTTTACGAGCAGCCAACGCGAAGCGCCTGGGTGCGTACACGTACCGAATGCGAAATTGCCGAAATGACCTACCCCCGCTTTCGTCAAATTGCGTCAGAAAGCCCCGGGCTGGTTTTCGAACTGGCCACGCAGCTCGCCAGCCGTTTGAACCGCACCAATCAAAAACTCGGTGATTTAGCGTTCGTCGATGTGACCGGTCGGATCGCTCACGCTTTGATGGATCTTTGTAATGAGCCCGATGCCATGACCCACCCTGACGGCATGCAAATAAAAGTGAGCCGCCAAGAGCTGAGCCGTCTTGTGGGCTGCTCGCGCGAAATGGCGGGGCGCGTGCTCAAGGTCTTAGAAGAGCAAGGCCTGGTCACCGCCAGCGGCAAAACCATTGTGGTGTTCAACGCCCGACCTGGACAACAGCGCGCGTAAGCACCGACAACCGTTCTAGGCCGGGAATCGCAATGCCCGAGCCGGACACGAACGACACACTAAAAAGCAGCGCCTGGCGCTGCTTTTTTGTGGATTACCCTTTTTCGTCTGGATGCCGGGGCGCACC from Pseudomonadota bacterium includes:
- a CDS encoding TIGR02449 family protein, translated to MSDQSPKQQFELELKKLENRISELLRACGQLKDENRSLRHRQDTLINERAGLLQKNEQVRARVESMISRLKAMETGS
- a CDS encoding cell division protein ZapA yields the protein MSISPVSVRILDKEYQIACPADEHADLMRCAEMLNSRMREIRDNGKVIGLERVAVMAALNISHDLLRASTTDDKVDDGMGDRLKSLRRQVESVLEDSQQLEL
- a CDS encoding 5-formyltetrahydrofolate cyclo-ligase produces the protein MSAPSKQSLRTQLRRRRRELDARAQKQRGESFKQRVLRTPEYQRAGAIAGYMPVHGELDIRPLLRSAIENGRAVYLPVIDGASMWFARWNGRTPPIDRTSNLPQPLKRDTRLLNARQLDLVFVPLVGFTAQGARLGQGGGYYDRMFAVQKGARWRRPTLIGAAHDLQQVAHIPTDPWDVPLPCIITNQFTFRQ
- a CDS encoding EVE domain-containing protein is translated as MNYWLFKSEPDEFSIDDLKQQPKKTEHWDGVRNYQARNMMRDEMKKGDRGFFYHSNCDVPGIVGTVRISREGYPDHTAFDRNDKHFDPKSDPDNPRWFMVDVTFMRKFRQKLSLKELREYTENELNELPLLRRGNRLSVMPVSKENWDFIHALAGVKPK
- the rpiA gene encoding ribose-5-phosphate isomerase RpiA encodes the protein MSTSAKMIAARAALSYLKPNSIVGVGTGSTVNCFIDALGESELQLQAAISSSEASTRRLKDIGVMVVDLNDVDAFDVYVDGADEANPSLELIKGGGGALTREKIVAQAAEQFICIVDESKLVETLGQFPLPIEVIPMARSKVAQTIEEAGVEARYREGFVTDNGCHILDVHGLAIDRARDTESQLNQIPGVVTVGLFAHRPADVLIVGDECGAREIARAAPR
- the rpsI gene encoding 30S ribosomal protein S9, translated to MATEQYYGTGRRKTSTARVYMKSGSGNITVNNQPLDEFFGRQTARMIVRQPLEVVNAETTFDINVSVKGGGTTGQAGAIRHGITRALMHYDEENRRPLRAAGFVTRDAREVERKKVGLRKARRATQFSKR
- the rplM gene encoding 50S ribosomal protein L13, whose product is MKTFSAKPAEVKRDWYVVDADGLTLGRLASELARRLRGKHKAEFTPHVDTGDYIVVVNADKIHVTGNKLTQKMYHHYTGYIGNLKSERLDKRMARDPESVLMTAVRGMLPKNSLGRQMLKKLRVFAGAEHPHAAQQPQTLEI
- a CDS encoding DUF481 domain-containing protein, with translation MKRTAIALLAIFVSATAAAEDGPWTAKAGLGYLATTGNSESTSVNGTLDVGYAVGRWTHELALLALGAESNGESTAERYSLGYKAKWDIRDFDYWFGGINYDKDKISSVEQSLSETLGYGRRLVKNERHELNAEIGVGHRQQDFIDGTDDSSAIVRLAGDYLFNISDTSTFTQTLAVEIGGDNTNTIAVSELNTKIRDALSLVLGFTVNNNSDVPAGFDKTDTFTSINLEYAF
- the coq7 gene encoding 2-polyprenyl-3-methyl-6-methoxy-1,4-benzoquinone monooxygenase, with amino-acid sequence MNSRRLTPLDTLIAGFDTTLRQIAGAGQSSSRPTPAPEQDEAATLTRSEAVLSGRLMRVNHAGEVAAQALYRGQAMATRDERVRDAMHEAAEEETDHLVWCKERLDELGAQPSVLNPFWYAGSFALGFLAGKAGDDWSLGFVGETERQVEQHIDSHLARLPQSDHRSRAILEVMKEDEARHGEKAMAAGGRQLPPLVQSVMTLTSKVMTKGAFWL
- the crp gene encoding cAMP-activated global transcriptional regulator CRP — its product is MEVKEKNFSEVPAINRFLNYCRMRTVPSKTVVIHAGDLPDILYYIVAGSVEVMIEDEDGNEMVLAYLNKGEFFGEMGLFYEQPTRSAWVRTRTECEIAEMTYPRFRQIASESPGLVFELATQLASRLNRTNQKLGDLAFVDVTGRIAHALMDLCNEPDAMTHPDGMQIKVSRQELSRLVGCSREMAGRVLKVLEEQGLVTASGKTIVVFNARPGQQRA